The following proteins come from a genomic window of Pseudomonas hygromyciniae:
- a CDS encoding transglycosylase domain-containing protein encodes MGALWQTGSTTAAQPTDSPDDQPLPQNPRRRRRGWRWFWLLLGVGLVALAYAASREVRSAKWQAREFSRVAATLVYTVQPGPSDAIVYPGDGPFDKRLGYSALGDFLPRLLKRNYVIQSQAHFSQDLLDYTRHGLFVPYAEKIQAGLSISDCRAQPLYQFNYPQQFYPTFSAIPPVIVNSLLFVENRDLLDPAQPQANPAVDWPRFAKAAWSQLAKLAHLPGQTAGGSTLATQLEKYRHSPDGLTLSGGEKIRQMISASVRTYQGGPQTLAARQNIVRDYLNSVPLSAVPGHGEVHGIAEGLRVWYGADFNQTNALLAADDPKTLAQKGLALREVLSLMIAQRRPSHYLSKGRDELASLTDSHLRLLGQSGQIEPALVSAALASKVTYRDWQQQPTIQPIETNKGISVVRSRLATLLNRPLYDLDRLDLAATSTLQSELQTQATDYLKRLADPAFAAQLGLIGPRLLTPTSTAQVRYSFNLYEMTADGARVRVQTDSTDQPFDINEGSKLELGSTAKLRVLTTYLQIISELHERFAGQTPAALKKIEVNDQDRLTRWVVDYLLQHSDHSLANMLDAALDRQYSASPGEAFFTGGGLHRFHNFRNEDNGRNPTLRDALRESINLPFIRLMRDLVRYSTYQGPNNSAELLKDDSDPRRQEYLARFADREGTTFLLRFWKKYRNKDTQARLETFLDSMHPTAMRLAAVHRYLLPQASQQSFNSFVRAHLPATKSAEKLTDARLDTLYINYGPGAYDLPDQGYIAKVHPLDLWLLGYLLNHPDATFSQAVAASEHERQEVYSWLFKSRHKSARDSRIRTMLEIEAFLDIHQRWQQVGYPFDHLVPSLATAIGSSGDRPAALAELVGTILNDGVRQPPLRIDSLHFAADTPYETRVVNDPDRGKRVMPSAVATALRGALSQVVDAGTAKRVAGSFKLADGTPLTMGGKTGTGDNRIEAVGAGGRILSSKSINRTATFVFYIGEQHFGTLTAFVPGTSAQNFTFTSALPVQVLKGMAPFLTPYLQPGAHTLCQAPPPRQAHYTPALQQGVSYVDHAFE; translated from the coding sequence ATGGGCGCGTTATGGCAAACCGGTTCGACCACCGCTGCGCAACCCACCGACAGCCCGGACGATCAGCCATTGCCACAAAATCCCCGTAGACGCAGGCGCGGATGGCGCTGGTTCTGGCTTTTGCTGGGAGTGGGGCTGGTCGCGCTCGCGTATGCCGCCTCCCGGGAGGTGCGTAGCGCCAAGTGGCAGGCTCGTGAGTTCAGCCGTGTGGCGGCGACTTTGGTGTACACGGTGCAGCCGGGCCCCAGCGACGCCATTGTGTACCCAGGAGACGGTCCCTTCGACAAACGCTTGGGCTACAGCGCACTGGGTGATTTCCTGCCGCGACTGCTCAAGCGCAATTACGTGATCCAGAGCCAGGCCCATTTTTCCCAGGACTTGCTGGACTACACCCGCCATGGCCTGTTCGTACCCTATGCCGAAAAAATTCAGGCCGGCCTGTCGATCAGCGACTGCCGTGCGCAACCGCTGTATCAGTTCAACTATCCACAACAGTTCTATCCGACCTTCAGCGCCATCCCGCCGGTAATCGTCAACAGTCTGCTGTTTGTAGAAAACCGTGACCTGCTCGACCCCGCGCAGCCCCAGGCCAACCCCGCCGTGGACTGGCCGCGCTTTGCCAAGGCCGCCTGGTCCCAACTGGCCAAGCTGGCGCACCTTCCAGGCCAGACCGCTGGGGGCAGCACCCTGGCCACACAGTTGGAAAAATACCGCCACTCGCCCGATGGGCTGACGCTTTCCGGCGGCGAGAAGATCCGTCAGATGATTTCCGCCAGCGTGCGCACCTATCAAGGCGGCCCCCAAACCCTGGCCGCCCGGCAAAATATCGTGCGTGATTACCTCAACAGCGTGCCGCTGTCCGCCGTTCCAGGTCACGGTGAAGTGCATGGCATCGCCGAAGGCCTGCGGGTCTGGTATGGCGCCGACTTCAATCAGACCAACGCCCTGCTGGCAGCCGACGATCCAAAAACCCTGGCGCAAAAAGGCCTGGCCCTGCGCGAAGTGTTGTCGCTGATGATCGCCCAGCGCCGCCCGTCCCATTACCTGTCCAAGGGCCGTGACGAGTTGGCCAGCCTCACCGACAGTCACCTGCGCCTGCTGGGGCAAAGTGGCCAGATCGAACCGGCGCTGGTCAGCGCCGCCCTGGCGAGCAAGGTGACTTATCGCGACTGGCAGCAACAGCCGACGATCCAACCGATCGAAACCAACAAAGGTATCAGCGTGGTGCGCAGCCGCCTGGCCACCCTGCTCAACCGTCCGTTGTACGATCTGGATCGGCTGGACCTGGCCGCCACCAGCACCCTGCAAAGCGAGCTGCAAACCCAGGCCACCGACTACCTCAAACGCCTGGCAGACCCGGCGTTCGCCGCGCAACTGGGGCTGATCGGCCCGCGTCTGTTGACGCCCACCAGCACCGCCCAGGTGCGCTACAGCTTCAACCTGTACGAGATGACCGCCGACGGCGCGCGGGTGCGGGTGCAGACCGACAGCACCGACCAACCCTTCGATATCAACGAAGGCAGCAAGCTGGAACTGGGCTCTACCGCCAAGCTGCGGGTGCTGACCACCTACCTGCAAATCATCAGTGAACTGCACGAGCGCTTTGCCGGCCAGACACCCGCCGCACTGAAAAAAATCGAAGTCAACGACCAGGATCGCCTGACCCGATGGGTCGTGGATTACCTGCTGCAACACAGCGATCACAGCCTGGCGAACATGCTCGATGCGGCACTCGACCGGCAATACTCGGCCAGCCCCGGCGAAGCCTTTTTTACAGGGGGCGGCTTGCATCGCTTCCACAACTTTCGCAATGAAGACAACGGCCGCAACCCGACTCTGCGCGATGCCCTGCGCGAGTCGATCAACTTGCCGTTCATTCGCCTGATGCGTGACCTGGTGCGCTACAGCACCTATCAGGGGCCCAACAACAGCGCCGAGCTGCTCAAGGACGACAGCGACCCGCGCCGCCAGGAATACCTGGCCCGCTTTGCCGACCGCGAGGGCACCACGTTCTTGCTGCGCTTCTGGAAAAAGTACCGCAACAAAGACACTCAGGCCCGGCTCGAGACCTTCCTCGACAGCATGCATCCCACGGCCATGCGCTTGGCCGCGGTCCACCGTTACCTGTTGCCACAGGCCAGCCAGCAGAGTTTCAACAGCTTCGTACGGGCCCACCTGCCGGCGACCAAAAGCGCCGAAAAACTCACCGATGCACGCCTCGACACGCTCTATATCAACTACGGCCCCGGGGCCTATGACCTGCCCGACCAGGGCTATATCGCCAAGGTCCACCCGCTGGATCTATGGCTGTTGGGCTACCTGCTCAACCACCCCGACGCCACCTTCAGCCAGGCCGTTGCCGCCAGCGAGCATGAGCGCCAGGAAGTCTACAGTTGGCTGTTCAAGAGCCGGCACAAGAGCGCCCGCGACAGTCGCATCCGTACCATGCTGGAGATCGAAGCGTTCCTGGACATTCACCAGCGCTGGCAGCAGGTCGGCTACCCGTTCGACCATTTGGTGCCGTCGCTGGCCACCGCCATTGGCAGCTCGGGCGACCGGCCCGCAGCGCTGGCGGAGCTGGTCGGCACGATCCTCAACGATGGTGTGCGCCAGCCGCCCCTGCGCATCGACAGCCTGCACTTTGCCGCCGACACGCCCTATGAAACCCGCGTGGTCAACGACCCCGACCGGGGCAAGCGGGTGATGCCCAGCGCTGTTGCCACGGCCTTGCGCGGGGCGTTGTCGCAAGTGGTGGATGCCGGCACAGCCAAACGCGTGGCCGGCAGCTTCAAGCTCGCCGATGGCACGCCCTTGACCATGGGCGGCAAGACCGGCACCGGCGACAACCGCATCGAAGCCGTGGGTGCCGGTGGCCGCATTCTCAGCTCCAAGTCCATCAACCGCACGGCCACCTTTGTGTTCTACATCGGCGAACAGCACTTCGGTACGCTGACGGCGTTTGTACCGGGCACCTCGGCGCAGAATTTCACCTTCACCTCGGCCCTGCCCGTGCAAGTGCTCAAGGGCATGGCGCCGTTCCTCACCCCATATCTGCAACCGGGCGCGCACACCTTGTGCCAGGCGCCGCCACCCCGCCAGGCGCACTACACGCCGGCGCTGCAACAGGGCGTCAGCTATGTAGATCATGCATTTGAATAA